A single Nomascus leucogenys isolate Asia chromosome 14, Asia_NLE_v1, whole genome shotgun sequence DNA region contains:
- the LOC100599111 gene encoding zinc finger protein 501-like, translating into MEPGGRGSLFEDSDLLHAGNPKENDVTAMLLTPGSQELMISDMAEALTQWRQLNSPQGDVPEKPRNLVLLDWETIPESKELTPEKDISEEESAPGVLMVRFSKESSSECEDSLESQQENHEKHLTQEAVTQKSSRERSYQFDEFRRNCTQRSLLVQQQGERLHHCDSFKNNLKQNSDIIRHERICAGKKPWKCNECEKAFSYYSAFVLHQRIHTGEKPYECNECGKAFSQSIHLTLHQRIHTGEKPYECHECGKAFSHRSALIRHHIIHTGEKPYECNECGKAFNQSSYLTQHQRIHTGEKPYECNECGKAFSQSTFLTQHQVIHTGEKPYKCNECGKAFSDRSGLIQHQRTHTGERPYECNECGKAFGYCSALTQHQRTHTGEKPYKCNDCAKAFSDRSALIRHQRTHTGEKPYKCKDCGKAFSQSSSLTKHQKTHTGEKPYNCKECGKAFSQSSSLSQHQKTHAGVKTKKYVQAFSEHLAFGQHKRIHTG; encoded by the exons ATGGAACCTGGTGGCAGAG GATCACTTTTTGAGGACTCAGACCTTCTCCATGCTGGAAACCCAAAAGAAAATGATGTGACTGCTATGCTGCTGACCCCTGGGTCCCAA GAATTGATGATCAGTGATATGGCCGAGGCTCTTACCCAGTGGAGGCAGCTGAACTCTCCTCAGGGAGATGTGCCTGAGAAGCCTAGGAATCTGGTCTTGCTGG ACTGGGAAACAATACCAGAAAGCAAGGAGCTAACTCCAGAGAAGGATATTTCTGAAGAAGAATCGGCTCCTGGGGTGTTAATGGTAAGATTTTCGAAGGAAAGTTCTAGTGAATGTGAGGATTCTTTAGAGAGTCAGCAGGAAAACCATGAGAAACATTTAACACAAGAGGCTGTCACTCAGAAATCTTCTAGGGAGAGAAGCTACCAATTTGATGAATTTAGAAGAAATTGCACTCAGAGGTCCTTACTTGTTCAGCAGCAAGGAGAGAGACTACATCATtgtgattcatttaaaaataacttaaaacaaaattcagaTATAATTAGGCATGAGAGAATTTGTGCAGGAAAGAAACCTTGGAAATGCAATGAGTGTGAGAAAGCCTTCAGTTACTACTCAGCTTTTGTCCttcatcagagaattcacacgggagaaaaaccctatgaatgtaacgAATGTGGTAAAGCTTTTAGCCAGAGCATACACCTTACTCTGCaccagagaattcatactggagagaaaccctatgaatgtcatgagtgtgggaaagccttcagtcaCCGCTCAGCCCTTATTCGGCATCatataattcatactggagaaaaaccctatgaATGCAATGAATGCGGGAAGGCCTTTAATCAGAGTTCATACCTCACTCAACATCAgcgaattcatactggagagaaaccttatgagtgtaatgaatgtgggaaggccttcagCCAAAGCACATTCCTTACCCAGCATCAGGtcattcacactggagagaaaccttataagTGTAacgaatgtggcaaagcctttagtgATCGGTCAGGTCTTATTCAGCACCAGAGAACTCATACTGGGGAGCGGCCTTATGAGTGTAacgaatgtgggaaagcctttggCTACTGCTCAGCCCTGACTCAGCACCAGAGAACTCACACTGGGGAGAAACCCTATAAATGCAATGATTGTGCCAAAGCCTTCAGTGACCGCTCAGCCCTTATTCGTCATCAGAGAAcacacactggagagaaaccttataaatGTAAAGATTGTGGAAAAGCATTCAGCCAGAGCTCATCTCTTACAAAGCATCAGAAaactcacactggagaaaagCCCTACAACTGTAaggaatgtggaaaagccttcagcCAGAGTTCGTCCCTCTCTCAACATCAGAAAACTCATGCTGGAGTGAAAACCAAGAAATATGTCCAAGCCTTTAGTGAGCATTTAGCCTTTGGCCAAcacaagagaattcatactggataG